A window of Zingiber officinale cultivar Zhangliang chromosome 5A, Zo_v1.1, whole genome shotgun sequence contains these coding sequences:
- the LOC121980542 gene encoding RING-H2 finger protein ATL56-like: MAQIDHRRSLLAAEIYVDEAARPVTDAASAAEAAKPGGGARVLSFFLQTFVMAVALVLFFIFAGVAAVFLLHLCVVGRAFRSRRRSVGPAATDRIPRDARPGLSDAQMKDLPWFEYVVRSACSQWPPPECAVCMEGVRMGERCRALPPCGHVFHVSCVDRWLVRSPSCPICRACVGAVAAEPPVGRPLGLV, translated from the coding sequence ATGGCCCAGATCGATCACCGCCGCTCTCTCCTTGCCGCAGAAATTTACGTTGATGAGGCTGCCCGACCGGTAACCGATGCCGCCTCGGCAGCTGAGGCGGCGAAGCCCGGGGGCGGGGCACGGgtgctctccttcttcctccagaCCTTCGTCATGGCCGTCGCCCTCGTGCTCTTCTTTATTTTCGCCGGAGTAGCTGCCGTCTTCCTTCTCCACCTCTGCGTCGTCGGCCGCGCCTTCCGCAGTCGCCGTCGCAGCGTTGGACCTGCGGCGACCGACCGAATACCCAGGGATGCGCGACCCGGCCTCTCGGATGCACAGATGAAGGATCTTCCCTGGTTCGAGTACGTCGTCCGGTCCGCGTGCTCGCAGTGGCCACCGCCTGAGTGCGCAGTGTGTATGGAAGGGGTCAGGATGGGGGAGAGGTGCCGAGCGCTCCCACCTTGCGGCCACGTCTTCCATGTCTCCTGCGTCGACCGATGGCTGGTGAGGTCACCGAGTTGCCCGATCTGTCGTGCTTGCGTTGGTGCTGTGGCCGCGGAACCCCCAGTTGGTCGGCCGCTGGGGTTGGTTTGA